AGTTGCTGTGCTGGGTGGTAGCGAACAGTGTTGTCTCTTCTGTAGCATAAGTTAcgctgtattattattattgttattggagagagacagagaagagacgTAATGGATTGGGTTTAGGTTACAAGGTTAGAAACAGGTTCACCAATGATTATATTCATTTCCTCATGCCTACTCtcgctgaggcgggtggatctcttgaactcaagagtttgagaccagcctgggaaacatggtgaaaccctgtccctacaaacaatgacaaaaaattagctgggcatggtggtgcatgcctgtggtcccagctactccggaggctaaggtggtgggaggattgtttgggcccgggaggtcaaggctgcagtgaaacatgatcgtggcactgcactccaccctgggtgacagagtgagaccccatataaaaaaacaaaaaaacaaaaaaaaacaagaaatattgatcggctggacatagtggtgtgtgtgtgtggtcccagctactcaggaggctgaagtcagaggattccttgaacctaggagtttgaggtttcagtgggctgtgtttgcaccattgcactccagcttggggaacagagtaaaaccatgtctcaaaaaagaaaagaaatattgattACCTTCCAAGTGTATTGGGCTTATCTAGGGATATGATACTCCTTGAAGAGGAGTATAGAATCTAGTGGGAGAGTTAAAAGGCACACTCATCAAAAGATATGCTGATAATATTTGGAAACACATattaaatgacaaatattaagAACTTAGTGTCAGTTTATagcttacttatttatttatgtttttgagacagagtctcactctgtcgcctaggctggagtgcagtagtgtaatctcggttccctgcaacctccgcctcctgggttcaagtgattctcctgcctcagcctcctaagtagctgggattacaggcatgcacgaccacgcccaactaattttttgtatttttggtagagatggggtttcaccatgttggcctggctggtctcaaactcatgagctcaagcgatctgcccacctcagcctcctaaagtgctgggattacaggcgtgagccactgcacccggcccagtttATAGTTTAGAGATACTCAAAAGAATCCTCTGAGTACCAGAGTTTTAGAGCTAAAAGAGAGCACAGATTTTGTAGGTAAATAAACTGAAGTCGAAGAGGAATTAAGCATCTCAGCtcaggtcacagagcaagacagaAGCAGCCTCAGATTCAGGTTCCCAGTTGGGCCCCACCACTACTTAGCTTCGTGTCCTGGAGCAAAGCCTCTCACCCTCTCTGAACCTCACATGCCTCATCTGTAGAATTCTACTATTGTAGACtcaacctctgactcccaaacCACCTTTTAGGGTGGTGACTTACAAGCCTACTTTACAGTGAATTAATGACTAATTATCAGTAAATCAGTGTAATAAATGACACTAATTTATTTAACATACTTACCCAGTTTATATGGTAATATaagaataggccaggtgcagctgctcacgcctgtaatctcaacactttgggaggccaaggcaagcagatcacctgttggaaatttgagaccagcctgaccaacatggagaaacttcgtctctactaaaaatacaaaattagccaggtgtggtggcgcatgcctgttatcccagacactcgggaggctgaggcaggagaatcgcttgaacccgggaggtggaggttgcagtgagccgagatcgtgccattgcactccagcctgggcaataagagcaagactccagttcaaaaaaaaaaaaaaaaaagaaaaagaaaactaggcctggtgtggtggctcacgcctgtaatcccagcactttgggaggccgaggcaggcagatcacctgagatcaggagttcaagaccagcctggccaacgtggtgaaaccctgtctctacaaaaatacaaaaattagccaggaatgatggcaggtgcctgtaatcccagctatttgggaggctgagggggaagaatcgcttgaacccagcaggcggaggttgcagtgagccaagatcgcgtcactgcattccagcctgggtgacagagtgagactcaggctcaaaaaaaaaaaaaacaagacaaaacaaaaaaccaacatcTCTAAAAGCAGAGTGAGGCTGGCTGGCAGCAGCAGAAGGAGAGCATGTGGGAACCCACCATAGCTCCATAGTGCTTTGaacctcaatttctttctttcttttttttttttttgaggcagagtttcactcttgttgcccaggctggagtgcagtggtgcgacctcagctcaccgcaacctctgcctcccgggttcaagtgattctcctgcctcagcctcccaagtagctggtattacaggcacacgccaccacgcccggctaatgtttgtatttttagtagagacaaggtttctccatgttggtcaggctggtctcgaactcccgacctcaggtgatccacctgcctctgcctcccaaagtgctgggattacaggtgggagccaccacgcccagcctgaactTCAATTTCATTCTCTTTAAAATAAGTAACTTTCAGAAGTTGATCTGGTTTCCAATGTTGAGAGACGCTCTAGCTGGGAGTGAAGTGGAATCACGAAGAATGTTCTCATTTAAATAGACTGAGATCAATCCATTTGGTGAGGCCAGGCCTCTCTGAACAGTGAATTAGAAGATTCTAGAATGTCATGGACTTAGAGAGAAGTCATTGTCCTAGACTgagcactcaaaaatattttcctccataAAAGCTTGAGAAATGTTTTAGTTTTCCAGGGTTAGATATGACCCTGTTTACATAAGAATCCCTTTCCCTGCTTTGGCTTGGCTGGGGCCTGCCTTTCGTGGTAACCGCCACCTAGTGGTGTTTCAGTGAATGAAATGACTTGTTTTACTGGTTGGCATCTCAGGTCATTTGTTATTACCATGCATATGGTGTATATATcttcatagttttttttgttttgttttgttttgttttgtttttgagacagggtcttgctctgttgcccaggctggagtgcagtggcgcgatctcggctcactgcagcctcgacttccccaggctcaagagatcctcccacctcagcctcccaagtagctgggaccacaggcatgtgccatcacgtgtggttttgtagagacagggtttcactatgttggtcaggtcagtcataaactcctgggctcaaacgatcagccttccctggcctcccaaagtgctgggattacaggcgtgagccacctcacccagcccttctttttttattttttactttttgctgaAACATCTAGGAACCCAAGATATGTGTGTGTTTCAATGGACATTTTTTTATAGTAGTTTTAGGCTTACAGATAAGTTACAAAGAGTGCAGAGAGCTCCTGTATTCTCACCTACTTCCCCTATTGTTAACACTTTACATTTCCATGATACATTTGGCACTTCCAGGAAACTCACATTGGCACATTACTGTGACCTCTAACCTCCTAACTGTACTTGGATCCCACTTTTCCACTCATGCCCTTTATCTGTTCCAAGATCCCTTCCAGGACACATTACATTTAGTTCACCACCTCTCTCCTTAGTCTCTAGTCTGTGATCTgtgatggtttcttttttttttttattttttgaggtggagctcactctgtcgcctaggccaGAGTGCGGTAgcacaagctcagctcactgcaacctctacctcttgggttcaagcaattctcctgcctcggcctccccagtagctgggattacaggcgcccgccaccacgcccagctaatttttctatttttagtagagacagggtttcaccatgttggccaggctggtctcgaactcctgacctcaggtgatccgtctgccttggcctcccaaagtgctgggattacaggcatgagccaccatgcccagttgaaACATGGCTATTTAAGGggagcatattttattttacatgattCCATAAACAtaacttaaacaaaaattatgtaaTGTTTACCAGATACATGTCAGAACACCTTAAGAACAGCTTTCTGGAATCAGGCTATGAGCCCTTGCCCCTGGCATTGAATCTCTCTGATCCTCAAgcttctcatctgtcaaatggggaaaTAGTAGGTTTCTGAATAAGGCAGCATAGAATACATTAAGATGGAGAACTCTGGAAACGTCTGAGCCTGCCACTCACTAGCTATgaaaccctgggcaagttacttagcttctcagtctcatccgtaaaatggggaaaatcaaGGACTGAGCTCGTTGTGGGATCAAACGTGTTCACTGGTGCTCGGTATCTGCTGTTCAACGCCAGCTATCATCACTGACCCTGAATAGACCTCCAGGGCAGGGATTGTAGTCTAAATCTAACGACAATCTTAAGCCCTCAGCTCAGTGCCTCACATATGGAGAGGAGCAACCTGTATTAACACCCAAGGGTGCACACACTAACCATGTCTGCTTCCCACTACTGAGGGGGCAAGTGAGTGGCCCGTGTCACAATGCCTTGTACACTCCAAATGACTACTCAAATATAAACAAGATCAGAATTACACCTTCTAATCTCTTCAGAGTCCATATGTCATCTAATATTTCTCTTTCCATCGTAGAAGAACTTACGGGAACTTAATCATGACATTTAGTCATAACACAAACATTATACTATGCCTTTGAATCTAAAACCAGGGTGTACATCCCAAATTTGGGTACTTTTATGAAAGGCTTTATCCTACCTTTCAGCAATTGTCAAccatgcttcattttttttttttttttttttttaggtaaaagATAACCCATGCCACCTGCCCAGGTCTTATAGAGTCTCATATTCTCCACTGCTAAGTGTTTAATTTGCAGTAGGACTCTGATTCAGAATAACGTGCAGCTGACTCTTGAGCAACAGGAGCTTGAACTACACAGGTCCACTTATCCACAGATTTTCTTCCGTCTCTGCCAccactgagacagcaagaccaaccctccctttccccctcagcctgctcaatgtgaagatgacaaCCAGGATGAaggcctttatgatgatccacttcttTAATGAATTGTAAATATAGTTTATCTTAtgatttgcttccttttttttgagacacagtctcgctctgttgcccaggctggagtgcagtggtgccatctcagctcactgcaacctccgcctcccaggttcaagcgtttctcctgcctcagcctcccaagtagctgggattacaggtgcatgccaccatacccagctaatttttgtatttttagtacagatggggtttcaccatgttggccaggttggtctcaaactgctgaactcaagtgatccacccgccttgacctcccaaagtgctgggattgcaggtgtgaaccactgcatatGGCCATATAATTTTCTtaagaacattttttctttagcttactttaatatagtatataatacaaataacatacaaaatatgttaacCAACTTTCTGTTATTGGTAAGGCCTCCTGTCAGTAATAGTAAAGTTTTTGAGGAATCAAAAGTTATGTGCAGATTGTGCAGTGGGCTGGCTCCCCTAAGCCCcaagttgttcaagggtcaactgtactccCCTCCAATGCACATAAGATGGACACTTATGAAATGGAGCCAATGCCTGCCCTGCCTCCCTTGTGAGGCTATTCGGTATAGATACCCTGATGattgtttctctttcttggcAGTAGAAAGAACATGGGCCTTGCAGAAAGACAAGAATTCTGGCCTAATCGCTCACTACACTTACTACAGAGGATAGAATTCTGGCCCAAGGATGTTTCACCTtgaccaaatttcttttttttttttttttttgagacggagtctcgctttgcccaggctggagtgcagtggcactatcttggctcactgtaacctccgcctcctgggttcaagtgattcttttgcctcagcctcctgagtagctgggactacaggcacccgccaccacgcccagctaattttttgtgttttcagtagagacggggtttcaccgttagccaggatggtctctatctcctgacctcgtgatccgcccgcctcggcctcccaaagtgcagggattacaggcatgagccactgcgcccagcccttgaCCAAATTTCTAACCTTTTGTGCCCATTTCCACAAGTGTGAAACTGAGTTTTCCTATACcgcaggaattttttaaattaattattatttttttttagacagggtcttgctctgtcacccggttggagtgcagtggtatgatcatggcttgctgcagccttgacttcctggcctcaggcagtcctccagcttcagcctcctgagtagcagggtctgcaggcgcacaccaccatgcctggctagtttttaaaaatgttttgtacttactatgttgcccaggctggtctcgaactcctgggttcaagcgatcttcctgcctcagcctctcaaagtgctaagattatactGCTCAACCTTTTTTCAAGAGGATTAAATGGGAAAGTACATGGAGAAACTTTTAGTCCAATCTTCCAAGCAGCAGCATGCAatgttcatttctttccttctccttccaaaTTTGACACACTGATACATCTGCACTACTCGCACTAATTTGTGCACTGTCTTGTTTCATCCCATTGTTTTACTGCTTCGGTAGAAGGTCCCTTCACTTAGAAAACAATTTCCTACCCCTGAGCACCAAGAGGAAAGAGTCCAAGGAACTAAGTCTGTGTAGGTTCAGTGGTTTGCAGATTCATGCTTTGGGAACTCTTTATTCAAATGAAATCTCTCTTGGAACCGTGatataaacaaaacagacaaagtcATTTTATTAGCATTCCTTTATTTTAGAAGTTCACACCTATAATTTTATAACAATCGTGAAAATGTTACTCAGAACTAGATGTTTTGATGACACATAGCAGAAATCTGTGGTTCAAGATGGTCATTGCAAACTTAACCAATCTCAGCATTCTATTCTGCCTTTTGTTTTGATTGCACAGAATCAATATAATTCTGATTCATATGGAAAATAACTTAATATCTTAACCTCCGCTCAGGATCTTCATCATAAATGTAGGTCAGTACATACCTAAAAATTGTCAATGATCCAACATGGTCACATGTGACATGCTACACTTGCACCTAGTACCAAACAAGCTGATACTTCAATGAGATCTGGTTGGCATATACACCCAAGCCTTGTCTGTCCCCTCAGAGCACTGCACACAGATAGTGAAAGAACTTGTGTACAATAAGAAATTCACAGggatgaggctgggcgcagtgtctcacgcctgtaatcccagcactttcagaggccgaagcaggtggatcacttgaggtcaggagttcgaaactagcctggccaacatggtgaaaccccgtctctactgataatgcaaaacttagctgggcgtggtggcacatgcctgtagtcccagctactcgggcaactgaggcaggagaatagcttaaacctggaaggcggaggatgcagtgagccaagatcacgccactgcactccagcctgggtgacagagcgagactctgtctcaacaacaacaacaaagatattCACAAGGATGAATTTAAATAGGTAAATGGCAGTGTAGAACTACATCCTTCCTAGTCAATTACACCTTTAGGAGACTTTAAATAGGCACAGAAACGACAAAGGGCTTATACTGAGAATTGCACAAAAATGAGTTACTTGGCAGCACAAGGTAGGGATTGTATGTGTCACAAGAGTATATAGACTGTTCTACCTTCATGCTCTACTCATTGCCATATCCCTTCGTGGTTCCCTGAGACTCAGGTGAAATTACCTTCCAATATTGCCTGGAGAagggcctcctcctcctcagctgcCTCATAATCCTTTATTAGTACCAATAACTGCAAGAAACCAGGGGCTGGGCCATCCTCTGGCAGATTAAGCTCTCTGCGAATTGTTTTGTGGACTGCCCCAGCAATGACTTGGTCTAGGCGGGCCTGATTCACAGCATCTCTCTCAATTGCTCCTCTCTGTACCAGCTTCTGTAACAAAGGCTCCAGCCTTAGTACATAAGCCGACAACTTTTCCTCATCCTTCTGGTAAGTGGTTAGATATTTGACCTGCAACTCCCTAGGATTATCTGTAACCCCAAATACCTCCTCAAGAGCCTGCAGACATTCATCGACAGTAATTAAAGGATTGTTTATCTTGAGGACACGAATAACATCAAGTGCTGGGCCTCGAAGGCTCTCTAGCAATCGCCTTCTCTTCTCTACATCTGGCACCTGCCACGCCTTTATCATCTGAGTAGTATGAAACATCCAGCGTCCAAATTCTTCTTCTCCTGGTTCTGGAGACTCCCTGCCCGAGAACACTCTCAGCTTTTTATACTTCAAGCATTGCAGGGCAGGCTGAAGAGCCTCTAATGCCTGTGCCAACATAGGGGCCCACATTTCCGGGATCATGCCCTGCTCTGGGTCTAAGGAGCCATTTTCATGTCCAAGAGCTCTGCTCAACTCACCCACTGTCATGCCCTCTCCCGCTAAAAATTCATTTAATCTgcttaaaaatgtattatctggGTCAGGGGGCTTAAAGATCACTCTCCAGATACCCCCTTTTCCCGGTATCTCCTTAGGGACCAGGGCGTGACTAGTCTCCGCAGTAAGCCCTACTAAGGCTACTTTCCTGTTCTCATCCCTCCTGAACATCCTTCCAAGCAGTCTGTACTCCCCCAAGGGAGCTAAACCAGCCTGCAGAGCCTCCTCGATTTCTGCCACACTGCAGCTCTGGGAGATGCCGGCAATCAATAGCGCTTTCCGAGGGTTCATGTCCATCCCCCTGCACCAGTCTTCTAAAAGCCTCAAAGTCATGGTGCCCGAAATAATAGACTTAAGTTCTAAATATGCCAGACCACAGGCGACCACCGAAATTCAAAGTAATCCTCCGCGGTACCCCAGAGAAATCTTGTCAACGTGCCGAGGTCCAGCAGCCTGCAAGACAGAGCAGACAGGTTAGCTAAAGGTGCCAACGTCCAGGGCAAGCGTGCAGGCCCCAAGCCCCGCGCGCCCTGCCCCCAGCGGCGACGCCAGGGCAGCCGCACTGCGGCGCGCGCCCCTCACCCCTCCCAGCCCTGGTGCCTGGCGGATGTCGGGCCTGCAGGGCCGCGTCGGGCCCGCTTCCACTCACCGTGATCTAGTGCTCGTGCCCGCGTCCGTGCGCCGGCGGCCAAGGTGCCTGGCCGGGCCCCGACGAGGCGCGGGAGGGCAGGCTCCCCTAGGCTCTGACGGACACTCGGGGGCCACAGCGACCGATGCCGGTACTCCAGGTGCCTGTGGTACTGTCTGCAACGAGAAGTGATGGGGCGATGACAGTCGCGAGCGGGCACCAGGGGGCAAGGCTGAGGAGCGCTGAGTCGCCAGACCCAGAGAGCCACCCACCTGGAGGGACGTGCCGCCACCCGCGCCGCCGGAGCTCCGGCTCCAGCCCGGATTCCACCTGTTTTGGTCTCGCTCGGGGAAGCTGCGCGGCGGGCGGGGGCGATCTGACGTCATGAGGGGCGGGCCTCGGGGGCGGGGCGCGCGCGCTTCCGGCCCGAGCCGGAAGCTCCGACTGCGGCGGCATCCGGGACGGCGGGCGGGCTGGCCACCACGGGACAGGAAGGTGAGATCCGGGACCTCAGCTTTGCAAGCAGGCTCCGCCGGCGACCGCTGACGGGCGCTGGGCTCGCGGCGCTGCAAGGCGGCGAGGCCCGGGCCTGGCGCCGCCTGCGCAGCCTTGGTCGCGGCGTGCCGGCGCTGCAGCGCGGCAGGGGGCGGGGCCGGCCGCCCGGAGGCCCAAGTGGCGGGGACGCCTCCCTGCCGGGTCAGGTTCTCAGAGCGGGTCTCCGGCGGCGGCGACGGGGGCCGGGCCGCGCGTGACCCGCCGCAGTCACGCCGTTCTTAATCACTAGTAGCTGGTGCTCC
This genomic stretch from Homo sapiens chromosome 14, GRCh38.p14 Primary Assembly harbors:
- the MOAP1 gene encoding modulator of apoptosis 1, giving the protein MTLRLLEDWCRGMDMNPRKALLIAGISQSCSVAEIEEALQAGLAPLGEYRLLGRMFRRDENRKVALVGLTAETSHALVPKEIPGKGGIWRVIFKPPDPDNTFLSRLNEFLAGEGMTVGELSRALGHENGSLDPEQGMIPEMWAPMLAQALEALQPALQCLKYKKLRVFSGRESPEPGEEEFGRWMFHTTQMIKAWQVPDVEKRRRLLESLRGPALDVIRVLKINNPLITVDECLQALEEVFGVTDNPRELQVKYLTTYQKDEEKLSAYVLRLEPLLQKLVQRGAIERDAVNQARLDQVIAGAVHKTIRRELNLPEDGPAPGFLQLLVLIKDYEAAEEEEALLQAILEGNFT